A single Hyperolius riggenbachi isolate aHypRig1 chromosome 12, aHypRig1.pri, whole genome shotgun sequence DNA region contains:
- the LOC137541052 gene encoding E3 ubiquitin-protein ligase TRIM39-like, which yields MASSELRRELDCSICLHMYKDPVTLSCGHNFCRDCIEKTLDSQERSDHYKCPQCRRKFMHRPVLQKNTTLGNIAEITENLSKAHQKEEVFCTYCIDSPVIAVKSCLMCEASLCEKHLRVHRKSPEHVLSEPTTDFGKMKCSTHNQIFIYRCSDDAAYVCAGCNISGEHAGHQMELLTESSEKKKKKLLMYSEELKAEKTKIEKSIQDLKQPMKELESRFAAANEMVLSVFSDIKKLLKELKETVLQELNTQKKGTLGVFTAQIDELDTKNQELCQKMDHIKRICDMNDPITVLEEPEVDSEDIGRTTSMEQPELKKQDHTMQEHLDESFFFMRLQKGLSDILNRARRKLQSEGHTNITLDLKTAANNVSISDDGKTASWLVNQGRPKVPERFQYHQVLSQESFSDGRHFWEVKSSESGNWMVGMTYPSIERDGSQAIIGKNDKSWSLCRWNSQYFALHDKKQTQLNIKFGCRKFRVHLDYKAGLISFYELNNLSKAVHTFSATFTEPLHAAISVWDSAWVTIMGEESL from the coding sequence ATGGCGTCGTCAGAACTGCGAAGGGAGCTGGACTGTTCCATCTGTCTACATATGTATAAGGATCCTGTAACTCTGAGCTGTGGACACAACTTCTGCCGGGACTGTATTGAAAAAACATTGGATTCGCAGGAAAGGTCTGACCATTATAAGTGCCCTCAGTGTCGCAGGAAGTTCATGCACAGGCCTGTGCTTCAGAAGAACACTACACTCGGTAACATAGCAGAAATAACAGAAAACTTATCAAAAGCTCATCAGAAAGAAGAGGTCTTTTGCACGTATTGTATTGACTCTCCCGTAATCGCTGTTAAGTCCTGTCTGATGTGTGAGGCTTCTCTGTGTGAGAAACATCTGAGAGTTCACAGGAAGTCCCCAGAGCACGTTCTGTCAGAACCCACCACCGATTTTGGCAAGATGAAATGTTCTACGCATAACCAGATTTTCATATACCGCTGCTCCGATGACGCTGCCTATGTGTGCGCCGGGTGTAATATCTCCGGAGAACACGCCGGACACCAGATGGAGCTGCTCACCGAATCCtcggaaaagaagaagaaaaaactccTGATGTATTCTGAGGAACTAAAAGCAGAAAAAActaaaattgaaaaatcaatcCAAGATCTAAAACAGCCCATGAAAGAACTAGAAAGCAGGTTTGCTGCAGCCAATGAAATGGTGCTTTCTGTCTTCTCTGACATTAAGAAGCTGCTGAAGGAGCTGAAAGAGACAGTCCTGCAGGAACTAAATACACAGAAAAAAGGCACACTGGGTGTGTTCACTGCACAGATTGATGAACTGGACACCAAGAATCAGGAACTGTGCCAGAAGATGGACCACATTAAGAGGATCTGTGACATGAATGACCCCATCACTGTCTTGGAGGAACCAGAGGTGGACAGTGAAGACATCGGTAGAACAACCAGCATGGAACAACCTGAGCTAAAGAAGCAAGACCACACAATGCAAGAACACCTGGATGAGTCTTTTTTCTTCATGAGGTTACAAAAAGGTTTATCTGACATTCTCAACAGAGCAAGACGTAAGCTGCAGTCGGAAGGGCACACAAATATAACGCTTGACCTCAAAACAGCCGCCAACAACGTTTCTATCTCTGACGATGGTAAAACGGCCTCCTGGTTAGTAAATCAAGGTCGCCCCAAAGTGCCGGAACGATTCCAGTATCACCAGGTTTTGAGTCAAGAAAGCTTCTCGGATGGGCGACATTTTTGGGAAGTGAAAAGCAGCGAATCAGGGAACTGGATGGTAGGGATGACGTACCCCAGCATAGAAAGGGACGGAAGCCAGGCCATTATTGGGAAGAACGATAAATCCTGGAGCTTGTGCAGGTGGAACAGTCAGTATTTTGCTTTGCACGACAAGAAGCAGACCCAGCTAAATATTAAATTCGGTTGTCGGAAATTCAGGGTACATTTAGATTACAAAGCCGGACTTATTTCATTTTATGAGCTAAACAACCTGAGCAAGGCGGTACACACCTTCAGcgccaccttcactgagcccctccatgctgcaaTAAGTGTCTGGGACAGCGCCTGGGTGACCATCATGGGTGAGGAATCACTGTAG